The sequence below is a genomic window from Oreochromis niloticus isolate F11D_XX linkage group LG3, O_niloticus_UMD_NMBU, whole genome shotgun sequence.
cccaggaaaaccgagttaacgataaaaacaataacaaaataacgctgaaaaccgataaaaaccctgaaaaccatacatttcacacctgaacctcaactctcgcggcccggtaccgaacgactcacggaccggtaccggtccgaggcccgggggttggggaccgctgctccaGAGTATAAATTGTTTTTAGCATTTAGCcaataaaacaaattaattaacttttcttgttctttctttgtaatTCTGGAAAATTTCACTAAGGTCTGCGTCATCTAGATTAAAGTCCTATGTTTATGCGTGTATTCTTCAAATAatctataataataatgtatactttattgatccccgtggggaaattcctctctgcatttatccATCCATGATTGTGATTTACTATGTAATAATACACTCACCTGCTAGTTTGTTAGGTACAAATACATAATCATCCAGTGCATTTACCATATCGACATGGTCAAGACGACCCACTAAAGTTCAaattgagcatcagaatgaggaaaaaatgtgatttaaatgactttgcTCGAACTATATTACAACCAAGGTGTCACTGAATGCACAACACGTCAAACCATGAAGCAGATGGGTTAAAGCAGCACAGGGCACCGCTCctatcagctaagaacaggaaactgaagctacagtttgcacaggctcaccaaaattttGCAATAGAAGattgacaaaaaacaaaacaaaacatttgccGGTCTGATGAGTGTCAGTTTCCACTGCAATATTCAGATGGTAGGCTCACTTTTAGGTGTAAACGGCATAAGAGTATGATTCCATCCTGCTTTGTATCAATGGTGCAATGATATGGTGATTTTTCTCTTGGAACACGGTGGACCTCTTAGGACAAATTAAGAGTCGTCAGCCCTAGTATTGTTGATGAACATGTGCgtctgcttccagcaggatagcaCACCATGTCTCAAAACTCAAATCAAAttgaaactggtttcttgaacatgacagtgagttcactgtagttAAACTacatccacagtcaccagatctgaATTTAATAGAGCACCTTGGGATGCGGTGGAAcaagagattcacatcatgaatgtgcagcagctgtgtgatgtgCCATGTCAACATGGATCATTTCTGAGGAATGTTTACAGCACATCGTTGAATATGTCCAGTGAAGAATTAAGACAGTTTTAAAGGAATAAAGGGGTTCAACCCTATAGTAGCAAAATGTACCTAaaaaagtggctggtgagtgtatatGTTATAGCTGTCTGCCTGCAACCTGTTCTTTGGTCATAGATCTAAAAGGCAATCAAAAAAAAGTAGCTACATTATACTCACCTTAATAAATGTACTTTTtttcagaggaggaagaggtggaCAAAATGATGGAGCAGAAGatgaaggaagaggaagagaggaagaggacaaAAGAGATAGAGGAGAGGATGTCCTTGGAGGAAACAAAAGAACAGGTTTGAAATGTGACATTTCAGCTAGTCTGTGCTCCCAGCTCTATACAAAACAAAGTCTGTGTGTTCTTACACCATGATTTCCTCAAATAAACATCAGGTGATGAAGATGGGGGAAAAACTTCAGGGACTACAAGAAGAGAAACATCAGCTCTTTTTACAGCTCAAGAAAGTTCTCCACGAAGAGGAGAAAAGACGAAGAAAAGAGCAGAGGTTTCTATATGTACTTCACttagtttgttgttttgtcaGAGGATTGTTAATTGTCGGTTAATCTTTTTGGTCTCCTTCTTTAGTGATATTACAACTTTGACATCAGCGAGCTACCAGCAGAGTCTGCCCATGCACCCAGGACAGCACCTCCTCGGCATTCAAGGCGAGAAAAGTTCCAGGTTCTGCGCCTTGCCAGAGTCGTCATTATTTTTCATATAGTGACATTCTCCTTTTCTCTCCTTCAGGCAATCCAGTCAGCCACAGCAGACCTGCCCCACTGCTCGGAGAAAGGAGCAAACAGCTGTTCCCAGCTGCTGTCCTCCCTGTGAGTAAAAGGAGTGTTCCACTTAAAGAATTCATAAAATATAATACGATCTATATAATATGCTTCTTACAGTGTTTACATGTGCACGTTGTCCTCTTTTAGGCACGCCATTATCAGACGCCTGGCTTCAGCTCAGGCTCCGCAGAGCATGGCCAGTTCAGCGGAGGTCAGGGGGTCCATGAGCCCTACGGAGTGGCTCAGGCTCAGCATCCTTCCAGCTACGCCCCCGGACCCTCAGTGCCAGTCAGTTTCGCAAGCAGCTCTCAGATCAGAGGTAAGATGAGATAAGATTTCTTTGCTGTCAATGTGTACAGTGGTACAGTAAAATTTTGAGTAATGTGTCACAGTGACATGACTTACATCCAGTCATATACacgataaaaaaaaactgtataagacaggaagaaacaggaaaCGAGGGAGTGAAATAAGATGCACATTAGGTGAAGGTGTAAAACAGCAGAGCACAGTACCACGCTGTTTGTGCGTCACAgttcacaaacacaaatgtgtTATACACTAGTTGTAATTGTGTAAGAGGTCATTTTGTCCTTTAATGTTCAAACAATGTTCTCTAGTGGCACAGTGAACTCACAAAGAAATGAATTATCAGCATCATGTGTGGGATTCCTCCATCTTTACTTGGATTTCAGGAGCTGACATAGAATACAATCTGAGCCGGTTGCAGGCTGCTGTGTCAGGCTGGGCTTGTTGAAGTATAGTTGGGCAGTCCAGAGGGAGGGTATAGCCATTATTCAAAGGTTAAGGAAGGCATTCTAGTAGTTTTAAGGCTATATCCTTATCAGAGTCTTGACAGTAATAAGCATGATACACATAAATATAGCTAAAGTTAAACTAATACATGTAATTGAGTCCATATATGGTTCAGAGAACattatgtgtgtgagtgtgtgaccTCTGGTAAGCAGTAGatcatgtatgtgtgtgtctgtgtgtagtcTGAGTCATCAAGCTTCATTCTGGGCCTGCTTCAGAGCCCTGTGGGTGTTTGAATTTGAAGAGAAAGGAAAGACTGTCCAACCAATCAGAAGTTAGAAACAGTGCTGGTATTTTAATATGTGTTCATTGGCATAAAGAGAAATGCTTTTGTTGAGCAAGATGCATGTTTGAGTAGGCTGAGCCCATCTCAGCCCACAGGTACCACCAGTCTTAGTTGATTTTGATTGACATAGACGTGTACATCGTGTTTATACAAATCAACTATGAAATCATTTCTCGCACAGTTTGAAACTCTCCGCTCAAACAGTCTAAGCTCTAAACTGACAGTCCAGCCGACAGCTTTCGTTTGTTCAAAGCAGCCTGATTTCAGCCgaaaaataaaatcccccaCTGAGTGCGAAGTCATTTTTCTTTAAGCTTGCATTTTTCAAATGTGGATGCACCGTGGAGTCAGCGGTATGCTATTCAGATGCTCCCGTGTGGCGTCAGTAATGTCGGAAACCCGCTGATTGATCATTAAAACAATCAGATCACAGTGAGATGTATTGATTGTAATGACTTTGCCTTTTTCCCCACAGGCGCATCTGCATTTCAAGCAATGCAGTACCTCCCTCACCAGCAGGCTGGTTACCCTGTTCACTTCACCTCCCAGCAAGGTGGGTTTCACTGCTGTAAATTATACCTATGTCTAATTCCACGATCTACATAAAATTCAGAGTTGTAAAGTAACCTGACCATCTTCTGCAGGATACATCCCTGGAGCAGGAATACCCCTGCAGAAGCAGCTGGAACATGCTAACCAACAGTCGGGCTTTACTGACGCAGTAAGACCATTTCAGCTTTAGATGCTGCGATGCAGAAACAGCAGATGTTGCTGGAATATTAGATTATTTCCTGCTGTTTCTATTCATATTAGaccaaacacaaaaataaactctGTGACATGTGATCGTCTAAATAACAGAAGTTGTTCCATTAGCTGATCAGTTTTCCTTCTGTCATGTCAGAGTGGTTTGAGGCCCATGCACCCCCCAGCCATGCATCCTTCCGCCCCAGGTCTGCTGCCCACATCGTCGATGGCGGTCCAGATCCCTACTGCAAAGGTgaacccccaaaacacacacaccatttgTTTTTCATCCTGTGTTATGGGGCCAAGTAACTTGTatattacttgtttttcttctaaacATATTCAGTATAAGTAAAGTCTGAGCTGCTACAGTGTTTATGTTCATTAATGTTCTGCTTCTTGTCTTTCTTCTGATCATGGTTCCTCTTTCCTTCCCCAGGCTCCGTTCCAGAGCTCTCCCCAGAGCGCTCCCCGTCATAGCTTCCTGCCCCACAGCCAAAGCGGGCAGAGGTTTTACCACCACGGCAAGTAGATGATCAAACTCACCGGTGCTCAGATTTCAGAAGTTCACTCAAGATTCTGGCGATCCTGTTGGCGCTTAaatagctttcttttttttttttaagtaggcTGGATTATGCCACATGAtctgttttattctttgtatagtttggttttttttttagctttgttttaatgttgttaATAAGCTACTAAGCAGCTCTTCAACATATGTGCTCTGAGCTTCAGACTCATATTTTACTTCAATTAATGTTGTTATTTTACCTGCACTGTGAAGCCATCACCGAGGTGCTTATGTGCGTTTAACTGTTAGTAACACTGATAAAAGCCAGACTACACGGTCCAGAGCCGGTTCTTCAGTGACACCAGGGGAGTGTCCAGTGTGTCTGGAGTACCTTTGCTCACTATCAAGTAGCAGGAAGTAGAGGAGAACTTGTACAGTATTTGGATTAAATTGATGTTTTTGCtctgtatctctctctctcacacacacacattgatg
It includes:
- the gps2 gene encoding G protein pathway suppressor 2, whose amino-acid sequence is MPALLERPKLSNAMARALHKHIMRERERKRQEEEEVDKMMEQKMKEEEERKRTKEIEERMSLEETKEQVMKMGEKLQGLQEEKHQLFLQLKKVLHEEEKRRRKEQSDITTLTSASYQQSLPMHPGQHLLGIQGNPVSHSRPAPLLGERSKQLFPAAVLPARHYQTPGFSSGSAEHGQFSGGQGVHEPYGVAQAQHPSSYAPGPSVPVSFASSSQIRGASAFQAMQYLPHQQAGYPVHFTSQQGYIPGAGIPLQKQLEHANQQSGFTDASGLRPMHPPAMHPSAPGLLPTSSMAVQIPTAKAPFQSSPQSAPRHSFLPHSQSGQRFYHHGK